One genomic window of Halorubrum hochsteinianum includes the following:
- a CDS encoding universal stress protein yields the protein MYDHLLLPTDGSDGTSTVAEHVGSLARRYDATVHALSVVDTRNRFEGPTMGLGTETWEDAERERAERAVDAAADALPDDVAVERHVESGVPHAEILDYADAAAVDVIVMGTHGRTGIDRYLIGSIAERVVRQSPIPVLTVRIADE from the coding sequence ATGTACGACCACCTGCTCTTGCCGACCGACGGAAGCGACGGCACGTCGACGGTCGCCGAGCACGTCGGCTCGCTCGCCCGGCGGTACGACGCGACGGTCCACGCGCTGTCGGTCGTCGACACGCGGAACCGATTCGAGGGCCCGACCATGGGCCTAGGAACCGAGACCTGGGAGGACGCCGAGCGCGAGCGCGCCGAGCGGGCGGTCGACGCCGCCGCCGACGCCCTGCCGGACGACGTCGCCGTCGAGCGCCACGTCGAGTCGGGCGTCCCTCACGCCGAGATCCTCGACTACGCGGACGCGGCCGCCGTCGACGTCATCGTGATGGGGACCCACGGCAGAACGGGGATCGACCGCTACCTGATCGGCTCCATCGCGGAGCGGGTCGTCCGGCAGTCACCGATCCCCGTTCTGACGGTCCGCATCGCCGACGAGTGA
- a CDS encoding sulfite exporter TauE/SafE family protein gives MSATRSQRLQKSFLKYQHIFVFAAPAVFVALVLFAAPTGGGSGTGYWLEYWWLFPFFLLGATTVNTVGISGSALFVPFLIFIFPLLAGETLTPETLVKVGLISESFGLSASSIAFIQYGLVDRRLALTIVAGSVPFVIAGALLSFFIPEPLFHAALGAALLVAGYLMLKADIGHGEPDETDDAVATDGGPAAELPDDDGKLGPAGVDATEGGKVTRVDREGDTYEYSWSGYLERFANYSVGGTFQGLAGFGSGELGIISQLRTGVPTRVAIGTNHIIVATTAILASLVHVFGGTILGAFGVGGVHSLSLASTPWNMVVFTVPATVTGGQIAPYVSNALDAGTIQKGVAALFATISVALFLMAGGAGI, from the coding sequence ATGAGCGCAACCCGATCGCAACGACTCCAGAAGTCGTTCCTGAAGTATCAGCACATATTCGTCTTCGCGGCGCCGGCGGTGTTCGTGGCCTTGGTCCTGTTCGCCGCGCCCACCGGTGGGGGCAGCGGGACGGGCTACTGGCTGGAGTACTGGTGGCTGTTCCCCTTCTTTCTGCTGGGAGCGACGACCGTCAACACGGTCGGGATCAGCGGATCGGCGCTTTTCGTGCCGTTCCTGATCTTCATCTTCCCGCTTCTGGCGGGGGAGACGCTCACTCCGGAGACGCTCGTGAAGGTGGGACTGATCAGCGAGTCGTTCGGTCTCTCGGCGTCGTCGATCGCGTTCATCCAGTACGGACTGGTCGACCGACGGCTCGCCCTGACGATCGTCGCCGGAAGCGTCCCGTTCGTCATTGCCGGGGCCCTGCTCTCCTTTTTTATTCCGGAGCCGCTGTTCCACGCGGCGCTCGGCGCGGCGCTGCTCGTCGCGGGCTACCTGATGCTCAAGGCCGACATCGGTCACGGTGAGCCGGACGAGACCGACGACGCCGTCGCGACCGACGGCGGTCCGGCGGCGGAGCTCCCGGACGACGATGGGAAGCTCGGTCCCGCGGGCGTTGACGCGACCGAGGGAGGTAAAGTCACCCGGGTCGACCGCGAGGGCGACACGTACGAGTACTCCTGGTCGGGATACCTCGAACGGTTCGCCAACTACAGCGTCGGCGGGACGTTTCAGGGGTTGGCCGGCTTCGGAAGCGGCGAACTCGGGATCATCTCCCAGCTCCGGACCGGGGTCCCCACCCGAGTCGCGATCGGAACCAACCACATCATCGTCGCGACGACGGCGATTCTCGCCTCGCTCGTCCACGTCTTCGGCGGGACGATACTCGGCGCGTTCGGCGTCGGCGGGGTCCACTCGCTGAGCCTCGCCTCGACGCCGTGGAACATGGTGGTGTTCACGGTCCCCGCGACGGTCACCGGCGGACAGATCGCTCCGTACGTTTCGAACGCGCTCGACGCCGGAACCATCCAGAAGGGCGTCGCCGCCCTCTTCGCCACCATCTCGGTCGCGCTGTTCCTGATGGCGGGCGGGGCCGGGATCTGA
- a CDS encoding glutamate--cysteine ligase has translation MELGSREAFTRMGTLGIEEEFYIVDAEGRPTSGTDDLVYGRDPPAAVPEGFDHELFECTIEAQTELIEDPANAEDALAAVREALVDHAAADGYQIAAAGLHPAAKWRELDHVQKPRYQAQLDRIQYPQHRNTTAGLHVHVGVDDADKAVWIANRLRWHSPILLALSANSPFWNGFDTGLASARAKVFENLPNTGIPSSFDDFDAFQRYERRMVETDSIADRGELWFDVRPHTGHGTVEVRAPDAQRDPEVTLALVEYVRALVVDYAERYEDGESPPALRRELLDENKWRAIRRGHDASFVDRDGEGTTPLGEVVDAECDRLGIDGIREVYESESGAARQRRIREASSVDALCADLLVRP, from the coding sequence ATGGAACTGGGCTCGCGAGAGGCGTTCACCCGGATGGGGACGCTCGGCATCGAGGAGGAGTTCTACATCGTCGATGCCGAGGGCCGCCCGACCTCCGGGACCGACGACCTCGTCTACGGTCGCGACCCGCCCGCGGCGGTGCCGGAGGGGTTCGACCACGAGCTGTTCGAGTGTACCATCGAGGCGCAGACGGAACTGATCGAGGACCCGGCGAACGCCGAGGACGCGCTCGCGGCGGTCCGCGAGGCGCTCGTCGACCACGCCGCGGCCGACGGGTATCAGATCGCGGCCGCGGGCCTCCACCCGGCCGCGAAGTGGCGCGAACTCGACCACGTACAAAAGCCCCGGTATCAGGCCCAGTTGGACCGGATCCAGTACCCCCAACACCGGAACACGACCGCCGGGCTCCACGTCCACGTCGGCGTCGACGACGCGGACAAGGCGGTGTGGATCGCGAACCGCCTCCGGTGGCACTCTCCGATTCTGCTCGCCTTGTCTGCCAACTCCCCGTTCTGGAACGGGTTCGACACCGGGCTCGCCTCGGCCCGCGCGAAGGTGTTCGAGAACCTCCCGAACACCGGAATTCCGTCGTCTTTCGACGATTTCGACGCGTTCCAGCGGTACGAGCGCCGAATGGTCGAGACGGACTCGATCGCGGACCGCGGCGAACTGTGGTTCGACGTGCGCCCGCACACCGGCCACGGCACCGTGGAGGTGCGCGCGCCCGACGCGCAGCGCGACCCCGAGGTGACCCTCGCCTTGGTCGAGTACGTCCGCGCCCTCGTCGTCGACTACGCCGAGCGGTACGAGGACGGTGAGTCGCCGCCGGCGCTGCGCCGCGAACTCCTCGACGAGAACAAGTGGCGCGCGATCCGCCGCGGCCACGACGCCTCGTTCGTCGACCGCGACGGGGAGGGGACCACCCCGCTCGGCGAGGTCGTCGACGCGGAGTGCGACCGCCTCGGGATCGACGGGATCCGCGAGGTGTACGAGTCGGAGAGCGGGGCCGCGCGCCAGCGCCGGATCCGGGAGGCGTCGAGCGTCGACGCGCTGTGTGCGGACCTCCTAGTTCGGCCCTGA
- a CDS encoding winged helix-turn-helix domain-containing protein, whose product MTTDDSPIDSEDDVEESPTERTREELRKTKERLGEGADRAVKGFDDNVVDLLAWVLDTETRARIYVYLRDNPKSTSDEVADGTGLYPSTVREALAELHDEGTVERGKRKAEGAGNNPYEYEAIAPSDLVRGVVGDVQAELNAVFNLDRRLGGESPDGDAEPVQISIDGEGGDNGTDADEGDKPGDDDEN is encoded by the coding sequence ATGACCACGGACGATTCGCCCATCGATTCGGAGGACGACGTCGAGGAGTCGCCGACGGAACGGACCCGTGAGGAGCTGCGGAAGACGAAAGAGCGGCTCGGCGAGGGGGCCGACAGGGCGGTGAAGGGGTTCGACGACAACGTCGTCGACCTGCTCGCGTGGGTCCTCGACACGGAGACCCGAGCGCGCATCTACGTCTACCTGCGGGACAACCCGAAGAGCACGAGCGACGAGGTCGCGGACGGGACCGGGCTCTACCCCAGCACCGTCCGCGAGGCGCTCGCAGAACTCCACGACGAAGGCACCGTCGAGCGCGGCAAGCGGAAGGCCGAGGGCGCGGGCAACAACCCCTACGAGTACGAGGCCATCGCGCCGAGCGACCTCGTCCGCGGCGTCGTCGGCGACGTTCAGGCGGAGCTGAACGCCGTCTTCAACCTCGACCGGCGACTCGGCGGCGAGTCGCCCGACGGCGACGCCGAGCCGGTCCAGATCTCCATCGACGGCGAGGGCGGCGATAACGGCACGGACGCCGACGAGGGCGACAAACCGGGCGACGACGACGAGAACTGA
- a CDS encoding phosphopantetheine adenylyltransferase, whose protein sequence is MNVALGGTFDPVHDGHRKLFERAFELGDVTVGLTADDLAPDTRHVERYVRPYEQRERDLEAELAPRAEEHGREYEIRKLTEPTGIAVEPEFDALVVSPETREGGKRINEIRGERGHDPLELVIVDHVAAEDGERISSTRIVAGEIDEHGNLTPDREGRAATRPE, encoded by the coding sequence ATGAACGTCGCGCTGGGTGGTACGTTCGACCCCGTTCACGACGGCCACCGCAAGCTGTTCGAACGGGCGTTCGAGCTGGGTGACGTCACCGTCGGACTCACCGCCGACGACCTCGCGCCGGACACCCGACACGTCGAGCGGTACGTGCGGCCCTACGAGCAGCGCGAGCGCGACTTGGAGGCGGAGCTGGCCCCGCGTGCGGAGGAGCACGGGCGGGAGTACGAGATCCGGAAGCTGACCGAGCCGACCGGCATCGCGGTCGAGCCGGAGTTCGACGCGCTCGTCGTCTCGCCCGAGACGCGCGAGGGCGGCAAGCGGATCAACGAGATCCGCGGCGAGCGCGGGCACGACCCCCTCGAACTGGTGATCGTCGACCACGTCGCGGCCGAGGACGGCGAGCGCATCTCCTCTACCCGGATCGTCGCGGGCGAGATCGACGAACACGGCAACCTCACCCCCGACCGCGAGGGGCGGGCCGCGACGCGACCGGAATGA